A section of the Bacillus pumilus genome encodes:
- a CDS encoding MFS transporter, producing the protein MSRLKKMFGDMDVTRDLMLLLTIGGLYALAIALSNTFVNVYLWKQSGKFTDLAIYNLAIVVLQPITFLFAGKLAKKIDRAFVLRFGVIFLAAFYLIVLIAGEHAAARLVLLGSVLGIGYGFYWLAFNVLTFEITEPETRDFFNGFLGVLSSTAGMIGPLIAGIVISQLTDDTGYTVIFTLSLFLFSLAVVMSFFLKRRQSKGKFIIKQIWKERHADENWRRITTAHFFQGLREGVFVFLISVFVFIATNSELALGTFGLVNSGVAFFAYFFATRLIKKKWRKKAIMLGGLILYGALFLIVFHLSYVSLLMYAVAIAIGYPLLLVPYVSLTYDVIGHARYARKARIEYIVVRELFLNAGRICSILLFLLSVTLLGDELGIPASLVVLGAGHTLIYFFVKDIHLKEKTADMKEADGQKPVSQTNLIKGER; encoded by the coding sequence ATGAGCAGATTAAAGAAAATGTTCGGGGACATGGATGTGACAAGAGATTTAATGCTCCTCCTCACGATTGGCGGATTATATGCACTTGCCATTGCGCTTTCTAATACGTTTGTAAACGTGTATTTATGGAAACAGTCTGGGAAATTCACCGATCTTGCGATTTACAATCTGGCTATTGTTGTGCTGCAGCCGATTACATTTTTATTCGCAGGCAAGCTCGCTAAAAAAATAGACCGGGCGTTTGTCCTTCGTTTCGGCGTTATCTTCTTAGCTGCTTTTTACTTAATTGTCTTAATAGCAGGAGAGCACGCAGCAGCGCGGCTTGTTTTATTAGGGAGTGTCCTTGGGATCGGTTATGGCTTTTACTGGCTTGCTTTTAACGTACTTACCTTTGAGATCACCGAGCCCGAAACAAGAGATTTCTTTAATGGATTTCTCGGCGTGCTGTCATCTACAGCTGGCATGATCGGTCCTCTTATTGCGGGGATTGTCATATCGCAATTAACAGATGATACAGGCTATACGGTGATTTTCACGTTATCGCTTTTTTTGTTTTCACTCGCGGTTGTGATGAGCTTTTTCCTCAAGAGAAGGCAGTCCAAAGGGAAATTCATCATCAAGCAAATATGGAAAGAACGTCATGCTGACGAGAATTGGCGTAGGATTACAACAGCTCACTTTTTTCAAGGGCTTCGTGAAGGAGTCTTTGTCTTCTTAATCAGTGTCTTTGTGTTTATCGCAACAAACAGTGAACTTGCTCTTGGGACATTTGGTTTGGTGAACTCAGGTGTTGCTTTTTTCGCTTATTTCTTCGCTACGCGTTTGATTAAGAAAAAGTGGCGTAAGAAAGCCATCATGCTTGGCGGGCTGATTTTATACGGAGCCTTGTTCTTAATCGTCTTTCACTTGTCCTATGTATCACTTCTCATGTATGCGGTCGCCATTGCGATAGGATATCCGCTTCTGCTTGTTCCATATGTATCCTTAACATACGATGTCATCGGTCATGCAAGGTATGCAAGGAAAGCCCGAATTGAATATATTGTGGTCAGAGAGCTGTTTTTAAATGCTGGCCGTATTTGTTCTATTTTGTTGTTTCTTTTGTCTGTCACTTTACTTGGTGATGAGCTCGGGATACCTGCATCTCTCGTTGTGCTTGGAGCGGGACATACCCTCATTTATTTCTTTGTAAAAGATATTCATTTGAAAGAAAAAACTGCTGATATGAAAGAGGCAGACGGTCAAAAGCCAGTTTCTCAGACGAACCTTATTAAGGGAGAAAGGTAA
- the sodA gene encoding superoxide dismutase SodA, translating into MAFKLPELPYAYDALEPHIDKETMTIHHTKHHNTYVTNLNKAIEGVSALEDQSIEELVANLNSVPENIRTAVRNNGGGHANHSLFWTLLSPNGGGAPTGELADAIEKELGGFEKFKSDFAAAAAGRFGSGWAWLVVNNGKLEITSTPNQDSPLTEGKTPILGLDVWEHAYYLNYQNRRPDYISAFWNVVNWDEVARLYSEAK; encoded by the coding sequence ATGGCTTTTAAACTTCCAGAATTACCATATGCTTACGATGCATTAGAACCACATATCGACAAGGAAACAATGACGATTCACCACACAAAACACCACAACACATACGTAACAAACTTAAACAAAGCAATCGAAGGTGTATCAGCTCTTGAAGATCAATCAATCGAAGAGCTAGTGGCTAACCTAAACTCTGTGCCTGAGAACATCCGTACAGCTGTACGTAACAATGGCGGAGGACATGCTAACCACTCATTATTCTGGACGCTTCTTTCACCAAACGGTGGCGGCGCACCAACTGGTGAACTTGCAGATGCAATCGAAAAAGAATTAGGCGGATTTGAAAAATTCAAATCTGATTTCGCTGCAGCAGCTGCAGGACGCTTTGGTTCTGGTTGGGCATGGCTTGTTGTGAACAATGGCAAACTTGAAATCACAAGCACGCCAAACCAAGATTCTCCTTTAACTGAAGGAAAAACACCAATTCTAGGACTTGACGTTTGGGAGCATGCTTACTACCTAAACTACCAAAACCGTCGTCCTGATTACATTTCAGCATTCTGGAATGTTGTGAACTGGGATGAAGTGGCTCGCCTTTACAGCGAAGCTAAATAA
- a CDS encoding DUF456 domain-containing protein has product MDVLYWILIICAFIIAFVGLVYPIIPSVVFIVLGFILYGFFFSFEPLTLTFWLIQAVFTAVLFAADYVSNLIGVKRFGGSRAAIWGSTIGLLVGPFVIPIAGIIIGPFIGSVIAELLVHQKDVKTSVKVGLGSLIGFISGVFAKGLIQALMLGIFLFYVLR; this is encoded by the coding sequence TTGGACGTGCTGTATTGGATTCTCATTATTTGTGCATTTATCATTGCATTTGTTGGACTTGTTTATCCAATTATCCCTAGCGTGGTTTTTATCGTTCTCGGATTTATTCTATATGGTTTCTTTTTCAGCTTCGAGCCGCTGACACTGACGTTTTGGCTCATTCAAGCCGTGTTTACCGCAGTATTATTTGCGGCAGATTATGTCTCAAATCTTATTGGGGTCAAGCGGTTTGGTGGTAGCCGTGCAGCTATTTGGGGAAGTACCATCGGGTTATTAGTCGGTCCCTTTGTCATTCCGATTGCAGGAATTATCATTGGTCCATTTATCGGAAGTGTTATTGCAGAGCTCCTTGTTCATCAAAAAGATGTGAAGACAAGTGTGAAAGTAGGATTAGGCTCATTAATCGGATTTATATCAGGGGTATTTGCCAAAGGATTGATCCAAGCGCTGATGCTGGGCATCTTTTTATTCTATGTCCTTCGATAA
- a CDS encoding DUF1189 domain-containing protein: MNVFKLLLKGIYSPKDIAKARFTGIGKAILFIFILSIIAAVPQGYHMSQEISNAMSGFQHVIKKDLPDFSIEKGKLQADQSEPIEKEENGITIFFDPAEKIKASELESKQTAIALLKEKAVIAIDGQMTDIPYQLLGGTLTKDELARVTNQNQAIIIPVICVLLYLSTAALMFISATFLAMLGTFIKRMQQKELSFQMLWKLSAYSLTLTTVFFAIMSALNTPVANSFLLNWVINFIFLYLVVKEIPAKHKPLVKN; the protein is encoded by the coding sequence TTGAACGTATTTAAATTATTGTTAAAAGGCATTTATTCACCAAAAGATATTGCTAAAGCACGGTTTACAGGGATTGGAAAAGCAATTTTATTCATTTTTATCCTTTCGATCATCGCAGCAGTTCCTCAGGGTTATCATATGAGCCAAGAGATCTCAAATGCGATGTCAGGATTTCAGCATGTGATCAAAAAAGATTTACCTGATTTCTCAATCGAAAAAGGAAAGCTTCAAGCGGATCAAAGTGAACCGATAGAAAAAGAAGAAAACGGCATTACGATCTTTTTTGATCCTGCTGAAAAAATAAAAGCAAGTGAGCTTGAATCAAAGCAAACGGCCATCGCATTATTAAAAGAAAAAGCAGTGATTGCCATCGATGGGCAAATGACAGATATTCCGTATCAGCTGCTTGGTGGAACGCTGACAAAAGACGAACTTGCCCGCGTGACAAATCAGAATCAAGCGATTATTATCCCAGTCATCTGTGTGCTGCTATATCTATCAACTGCGGCTCTCATGTTCATTAGCGCAACTTTCCTTGCGATGCTTGGTACATTTATTAAACGCATGCAACAAAAAGAGCTTTCCTTCCAAATGCTGTGGAAACTCTCTGCTTACTCACTCACATTAACAACAGTCTTTTTCGCCATCATGAGCGCATTAAACACACCTGTTGCGAATTCATTTTTATTAAATTGGGTCATTAACTTTATCTTCTTATACCTTGTTGTAAAGGAAA